A stretch of Planctomicrobium piriforme DNA encodes these proteins:
- a CDS encoding ABC transporter ATP-binding protein, with protein MPPIRTIPMNTVQPHLCAKALDKAYRKGEHKVPVLRGVDISLHRGEFLSIVGQSGSGKSTLMHLLGLLDEPDQGEVWLDGVRIDRLPMATRDELRNHVFGFVFQFYHLLPELNLLENVLSPLMIRHSVIDFWRKKRQLREQGMEIIEKVGLSHRVRHRPSELSGGEMQRAAIARALAGRPSVLLADEPTGNLDARTGQEIMSVLHKLNESDQLTIIMVTHDDAIASQAERIVRLSEGRIQSLEDAA; from the coding sequence ATGCCGCCGATTCGAACCATTCCCATGAACACCGTTCAGCCGCACCTGTGCGCCAAAGCCCTCGACAAGGCGTATCGCAAGGGGGAACACAAGGTTCCCGTGTTGCGCGGAGTGGATATCTCCCTGCATCGCGGCGAATTCCTGTCGATCGTCGGACAATCAGGCTCCGGCAAGAGCACGCTGATGCACTTGCTGGGGCTGCTGGACGAACCCGATCAGGGAGAAGTCTGGCTCGACGGCGTCCGGATCGACCGGCTGCCCATGGCCACTCGCGACGAACTGCGAAATCATGTGTTCGGTTTTGTGTTTCAGTTTTATCACCTGCTGCCGGAACTGAACCTTTTGGAAAATGTGTTGTCTCCCCTGATGATCCGGCATTCGGTCATCGATTTCTGGCGGAAGAAGCGTCAACTGCGAGAGCAGGGGATGGAGATCATCGAAAAGGTCGGATTGTCGCACCGCGTGCGTCACCGTCCGTCCGAGTTGTCAGGCGGGGAAATGCAGCGGGCCGCCATTGCCCGGGCACTCGCAGGCCGCCCTTCGGTGCTGCTGGCAGATGAGCCGACCGGCAACCTGGATGCCCGGACCGGCCAGGAGATTATGAGCGTTTTGCACAAGTTGAATGAGTCCGACCAGCTGACTATCATCATGGTCACGCACGACGACGCGATCGCCTCACAGGCGGAGCGCATCGTCCGGCTCAGCGAAGGCCGCATCCAGTCGCTCGAAGATGCAGCCTGA
- a CDS encoding RbsD/FucU family protein, whose protein sequence is MLLQTLIHPKINEVLARAGHHSKVLIADGNYPAYNTLGPNAELVSLNLSPGVVSCTQVLKALLSAIPIEAANTMGIPADDPYALGGDPPIWSDYREILKDSKLNIELQPIQKWDFYDAVASRDHVLTIQTADQALWANLLLTIGVRKS, encoded by the coding sequence ATGCTCCTGCAAACGCTGATTCACCCCAAAATCAACGAAGTCCTGGCTCGGGCGGGGCACCATTCGAAAGTCCTCATCGCCGACGGCAACTATCCCGCCTACAACACCCTCGGCCCGAACGCTGAACTTGTCAGTTTGAATCTGTCACCCGGCGTGGTGAGCTGCACCCAGGTGCTCAAGGCCCTGCTGTCCGCGATCCCCATTGAAGCCGCCAACACCATGGGCATCCCGGCCGACGACCCATACGCCCTCGGCGGCGATCCCCCGATCTGGAGCGACTATCGGGAAATCTTGAAAGACTCAAAGCTCAACATCGAACTGCAGCCCATCCAGAAATGGGACTTCTACGACGCCGTTGCCAGCCGCGACCATGTGCTGACGATTCAAACCGCCGATCAGGCCCTGTGGGCGAATCTACTGCTGACGATTGGGGTGAGGAAGAGTTGA
- a CDS encoding proton-conducting transporter transmembrane domain-containing protein, with translation MALPSHVASYALLFQLLCPLLGAVLLAGLSSNRRRFHIAVAIHGLLAVVGGLLWFAVISQALNGTGGGVEVAWPIPSWGTGSSLANRVVWQIDLMTAGFVALLPWVSLTASLFTEPVEARQQQISGNLLLVGALQFFAGGGDIGSCFAGLFASALLISLMIAWYGGEAKRSVAWMFLATQWIGGLLVMGGLGMLIAAASLIRSAPRGVPGDASAAIPELAKILQEAFERHSAARELWGEFRGLPMLFIVVGFLLMSGCFPVHAWLTRSLLAAPLAVRVWIAAWVKGVMLIGLKFISQLDAQTIADLQGWGWTVALLGGLFMAGLLLVQADFGRLLAAAIVWTQAVATISICGATRDFERLLVPLLLSQMAALILLTVALSILPARCRSIELGSYQGLWSRTGWIGPTLLVCLLLLTLTPASAGLFQAWLGFASLQGWEKGWGLAAWVLNILANGVALAGFVRIARQLVTGPLRLPEMSPGLRERVSSPPPEIDLTLSRAQRWLLCVWAFIGLATAFLYPLFLMLPGPLAAAE, from the coding sequence ATGGCGCTGCCGTCGCATGTTGCGTCTTATGCGCTGCTGTTCCAGTTGCTGTGCCCGCTGCTCGGGGCGGTGCTGCTGGCCGGCCTGTCGTCAAACCGCCGTCGCTTTCATATCGCTGTCGCGATTCACGGACTGCTGGCCGTCGTGGGGGGGCTGCTGTGGTTTGCCGTGATCAGTCAAGCTCTCAACGGGACGGGCGGCGGCGTGGAAGTGGCCTGGCCGATCCCGAGCTGGGGGACAGGTTCGTCGCTGGCGAATCGAGTCGTCTGGCAAATCGACCTGATGACGGCCGGATTCGTCGCGCTGCTGCCCTGGGTCTCTTTAACGGCCAGTCTGTTCACCGAACCGGTTGAAGCCAGACAGCAGCAGATCTCAGGCAATTTACTGCTTGTGGGGGCTTTGCAGTTCTTTGCGGGGGGGGGAGACATCGGCTCTTGCTTTGCCGGTCTGTTTGCCTCGGCATTGCTGATTTCGCTGATGATCGCCTGGTATGGGGGTGAAGCGAAGCGTTCTGTGGCGTGGATGTTTTTGGCGACGCAGTGGATCGGCGGCCTGCTGGTGATGGGTGGCCTCGGCATGCTGATCGCAGCAGCGAGCCTGATTCGCTCCGCCCCACGCGGCGTGCCTGGCGATGCCTCGGCGGCGATTCCGGAACTGGCAAAAATCCTGCAGGAGGCGTTTGAACGTCACTCGGCCGCCAGGGAACTCTGGGGAGAATTTCGCGGCCTGCCGATGCTGTTCATCGTAGTCGGTTTTCTGCTGATGAGCGGCTGTTTTCCAGTCCATGCGTGGCTGACGCGGTCACTGCTGGCCGCGCCGCTGGCGGTGCGAGTCTGGATCGCCGCCTGGGTGAAAGGGGTCATGCTGATCGGGCTGAAGTTCATTTCGCAACTCGATGCCCAGACCATCGCTGATTTGCAGGGCTGGGGGTGGACGGTCGCGCTTTTAGGCGGATTGTTTATGGCGGGGCTGTTGCTGGTTCAGGCCGATTTCGGGCGTCTGCTGGCCGCGGCGATCGTCTGGACGCAGGCGGTCGCGACGATTTCGATCTGCGGAGCAACACGAGATTTTGAACGGCTACTCGTTCCGCTCCTGCTTAGCCAGATGGCAGCCCTGATTTTGTTGACGGTGGCGCTTTCCATCTTGCCTGCGCGGTGTCGGAGTATTGAACTCGGTTCGTATCAGGGATTGTGGTCGCGGACCGGCTGGATCGGGCCGACGCTGCTCGTCTGCCTGTTGCTCCTCACCCTGACGCCGGCCAGTGCCGGCTTATTTCAGGCGTGGCTCGGTTTCGCTTCCCTGCAGGGTTGGGAAAAAGGCTGGGGGCTGGCAGCCTGGGTGCTTAACATACTGGCGAATGGCGTTGCGCTGGCGGGATTTGTGCGAATCGCCCGGCAACTGGTGACGGGGCCGCTCCGCTTGCCAGAGATGTCACCCGGTTTGCGAGAACGGGTGTCGTCGCCTCCTCCGGAGATTGATTTGACGCTCTCCCGCGCCCAACGCTGGCTGTTGTGCGTGTGGGCCTTCATCGGACTGGCAACGGCGTTTTTGTACCCGCTGTTCCTGATGCTGCCCGGCCCTCTTGCGGCGGCAGAGTAG
- a CDS encoding ABC transporter permease, with amino-acid sequence MYKFLLANRYLRTRFIALASVISVTLGVATMIVVNSVMSGFSSQMRERIHATLGDVMVEATSMDGTDDPEQLLADVDALAGRYITAVTPTVEIYGMMSFRWMGQDIYRLVTLVGIVPETKNQVSPLAEYLLSRQRIVENDEVVREPLRKIKDPLDWSLTKQGVEDRLSWLKARHFEDLNREFRSPELPPSAEGVSPVNATKTAATEFSLEHAHNQTAAADDNALQDPFASATPVEKVDPEEPLPARIFVGAGLISFPYKERDTGLTRTQYMAAPGQDVILTTIKAGQPEPAPFKATIVDVFKSGMSEYDSNLVFCNLEELQYVRGMLSGPDPTHPHKDLNWKKGAITTLQIKIKDYRDAPEVVRRLSQGLNYKYQVRTWEQKQGPLLEAVAVESAILNVLLFLIITVAGFGILAIFYMIVVEKTRDIGILKALGASSRGIMMIFLSYGLSLGVVGSGAGVILGLLFVEYINEVEALLSMITGRKVFDESIYYFHEIPTAVHPSMVLWVAFGAMLIAVLASVLPARRAAALHPVRALRYE; translated from the coding sequence ATGTATAAGTTTTTGCTCGCCAACCGCTACCTGCGGACCCGCTTTATTGCCCTGGCCAGCGTCATCAGTGTGACGTTGGGCGTGGCGACGATGATTGTCGTCAACAGCGTGATGTCAGGTTTCAGCAGCCAGATGCGGGAGCGGATTCACGCCACTCTCGGCGACGTGATGGTCGAAGCGACCAGCATGGACGGTACCGACGATCCCGAACAATTGCTGGCTGACGTCGACGCTCTGGCCGGCCGCTATATCACCGCCGTCACTCCCACCGTCGAAATCTACGGGATGATGAGCTTCCGCTGGATGGGGCAGGACATCTACCGCCTCGTCACCCTGGTGGGGATTGTGCCTGAGACGAAGAATCAGGTCAGCCCGCTGGCGGAATACCTGCTGAGCCGGCAGCGCATTGTGGAAAACGACGAAGTCGTGCGCGAGCCGCTGCGAAAGATCAAAGATCCTCTCGACTGGAGCCTGACGAAGCAGGGGGTAGAAGACCGCCTGAGCTGGCTCAAGGCCCGTCATTTTGAAGACTTGAACCGGGAATTTCGATCCCCGGAACTGCCCCCCAGTGCGGAGGGGGTCTCTCCGGTGAATGCCACCAAAACTGCCGCGACTGAGTTCTCGCTAGAGCACGCGCACAACCAGACGGCGGCCGCGGATGACAATGCACTGCAGGATCCGTTTGCCTCGGCCACCCCCGTGGAAAAAGTGGATCCGGAAGAGCCGTTGCCGGCCCGTATTTTTGTCGGGGCAGGGCTGATCAGCTTTCCTTACAAAGAACGTGATACCGGCCTCACCAGAACACAGTACATGGCCGCCCCCGGTCAGGACGTGATTCTGACGACGATCAAGGCCGGCCAGCCGGAACCGGCGCCGTTCAAGGCGACCATCGTCGACGTCTTCAAAAGCGGCATGAGCGAGTACGACTCGAATCTCGTGTTCTGCAATCTGGAAGAACTGCAATATGTGCGCGGCATGCTGTCGGGACCGGACCCGACACATCCGCACAAGGATCTGAACTGGAAGAAGGGGGCGATTACGACCCTGCAGATCAAGATCAAGGATTACCGCGACGCCCCTGAAGTGGTCCGCCGTCTCAGCCAGGGCCTGAACTACAAGTATCAGGTCCGCACCTGGGAACAGAAGCAGGGTCCGTTGCTCGAAGCAGTGGCCGTCGAATCCGCGATTTTGAACGTGCTGCTGTTCCTGATCATCACCGTGGCCGGCTTCGGCATCCTGGCGATCTTCTACATGATCGTGGTCGAGAAAACCCGCGACATTGGCATTCTGAAAGCACTCGGCGCCAGCTCACGGGGAATCATGATGATCTTCCTGTCCTACGGGCTGTCGCTGGGAGTCGTTGGGAGCGGCGCCGGAGTGATCCTCGGCCTGCTGTTTGTCGAGTACATCAACGAAGTGGAAGCCTTGCTGTCGATGATTACCGGCCGCAAGGTCTTTGACGAATCGATTTACTACTTCCATGAAATTCCGACGGCGGTTCATCCGTCGATGGTGCTCTGGGTGGCGTTCGGCGCGATGCTGATTGCCGTGCTTGCCAGCGTTCTGCCTGCCCGACGAGCGGCTGCTCTGCATCCGGTCCGGGCGTTGCGTTACGAGTGA